A genomic segment from Legionella quinlivanii encodes:
- the hspQ gene encoding heat shock protein HspQ, with the protein MTKEAKFNIGDCVRHQKHGYRAVIVDIDPLFQASGRYNPQASKREFAARSPWYRLLVDESSQITYVEECHLILDRNTEQIDNPKLPEYLIAGKEGYRSCTKKH; encoded by the coding sequence ATGACTAAAGAAGCCAAATTTAATATCGGCGATTGCGTCAGGCATCAGAAGCACGGCTACCGTGCCGTCATTGTTGATATCGATCCTTTGTTCCAGGCATCCGGGCGCTATAACCCGCAGGCCAGTAAACGTGAGTTTGCTGCAAGAAGCCCCTGGTATCGACTGCTGGTTGATGAAAGCAGCCAGATCACTTATGTTGAGGAATGTCATTTAATCCTGGACAGGAATACAGAGCAAATTGATAACCCCAAATTACCGGAGTATTTAATTGCGGGTAAAGAAGGGTATAGGAGCTGTACTAAAAAACATTAA
- a CDS encoding diguanylate cyclase, whose translation MKGKPVSSFLHNLQLSRGILNFVFIAALICLLIINVYSYYQLRALVKANHWVIHTYQVIQSIDSSLYSVVDIESRQRAYLLRGNEQFLADVEPIKKQLTADIEQLVILTKDNPGQKLRVQRFVDSVNKRMELLSRILQFKLSNKLDTLEGLEQLNLSQNLSNRVKDLGQEIKSVEMVLLTERNNSAISQSKVFSSILIVGGTISILFLIIAFALANLELLTRRRAEQHNFNTQTRLRKIIESASDMIAALDKNLQFIIFNEAYQQEFKQLFGKNLTLGMSIDEAFEGIADEKRAISAQWKDSLQNHEKLLRAELKVKDDKYTYEMSSSLIQNDNNEVNGVVHSVRNITQRIKEHTELQLSYEKLTAGMLELQNKNIEITLLVEMSDIMLACSTLEELSAVMSKYSQRLLSFVNGGYLFIMHPSKNYLEKASSWGEPHDQDQTFVPDQCWAIRLGRIHQVNDPEKELVCSHIQLKEHGDRGLLCVPLMAQNDIYGLLYMEAKTDTPLLIDENKRLLITAFAELTALALANVRLRENLRHQSIRDPLTGLYNRRYLEDFMFKQLHQAQRSNSPFAILMIDLDHFKKINDTYGHEAGDVVLKEFGHILQENIRLGDIAARYGGEEFIVMFYDIHLDDAKMRAEAIRAAINKTPLKYGAQQIGQVTASIGLSMYPKDGKTTADLIEAADKALYSAKNNGRNQVVVFGKSENGKLPRSVAEPKQIASKH comes from the coding sequence GTGAAAGGAAAACCCGTTTCGTCTTTCTTACATAATCTGCAATTAAGCAGAGGTATACTTAATTTTGTCTTTATTGCTGCATTAATCTGCCTCTTGATAATTAATGTCTATTCCTATTATCAGCTTAGGGCTTTAGTCAAAGCCAATCACTGGGTTATCCACACCTATCAGGTGATTCAAAGTATCGACTCCTCTTTATATAGCGTGGTCGATATCGAATCTCGGCAGCGAGCGTATTTACTTCGAGGTAATGAGCAGTTTCTGGCGGATGTTGAGCCTATTAAAAAGCAATTAACCGCCGATATTGAGCAACTTGTCATATTGACTAAGGATAATCCAGGACAAAAATTGCGTGTACAGCGTTTTGTTGATTCCGTCAATAAACGCATGGAATTATTAAGCCGTATTTTGCAATTTAAATTAAGTAATAAACTGGATACGCTAGAAGGCCTTGAGCAATTGAACTTAAGTCAGAATTTGTCGAATCGGGTAAAGGATTTGGGCCAGGAGATTAAATCAGTTGAAATGGTTTTGCTGACTGAGCGAAATAATTCTGCAATAAGTCAATCAAAAGTGTTTAGCTCTATTCTAATTGTCGGCGGTACTATCAGTATTTTATTTCTGATTATCGCCTTTGCGTTGGCGAATCTGGAACTCCTGACCCGTAGACGCGCAGAACAGCATAACTTCAATACGCAGACTCGCCTGCGAAAAATTATTGAAAGTGCAAGCGATATGATTGCTGCCCTGGATAAAAATCTGCAATTCATCATTTTTAATGAAGCCTATCAGCAGGAATTCAAGCAGCTTTTCGGAAAAAACCTGACCCTGGGAATGTCCATCGATGAAGCTTTCGAGGGTATTGCCGATGAAAAACGTGCAATATCGGCTCAATGGAAGGATTCTTTACAAAACCATGAGAAACTGCTTCGTGCCGAACTTAAGGTGAAGGACGATAAATATACTTATGAGATGTCATCCAGTCTAATTCAAAACGATAATAATGAGGTCAACGGAGTCGTTCACAGCGTGCGAAACATCACCCAGCGCATTAAAGAACATACCGAACTACAACTGTCTTATGAGAAATTAACTGCTGGAATGCTGGAGTTGCAAAATAAGAACATAGAAATCACCTTGCTGGTGGAAATGAGTGACATCATGCTGGCCTGCAGTACACTGGAGGAGCTTAGCGCGGTTATGTCAAAATACTCGCAGCGTTTGTTATCGTTTGTCAATGGCGGTTATCTGTTTATTATGCACCCTTCTAAAAACTACCTCGAGAAAGCATCCAGTTGGGGAGAGCCGCATGATCAGGATCAAACCTTTGTTCCCGACCAATGCTGGGCGATTCGTCTTGGTCGTATTCACCAGGTGAATGACCCAGAGAAAGAACTGGTTTGTTCTCATATTCAGCTAAAAGAGCATGGTGACCGGGGATTGCTCTGTGTACCACTGATGGCTCAAAACGACATCTATGGTTTACTCTATATGGAAGCAAAGACAGATACTCCTTTGTTAATTGATGAAAACAAACGCTTGCTGATTACTGCCTTTGCTGAGTTAACCGCATTAGCCCTGGCTAATGTTCGCCTGCGCGAAAACCTTCGTCATCAGTCCATCCGCGATCCTTTGACGGGTTTATACAATCGCCGTTATTTAGAAGATTTCATGTTCAAGCAACTGCATCAGGCACAGCGCTCCAACTCGCCTTTTGCGATCTTGATGATCGATTTGGATCATTTTAAGAAGATTAACGACACTTACGGCCATGAAGCGGGAGATGTCGTTTTAAAAGAGTTTGGACACATCTTGCAGGAAAATATCCGCTTGGGAGATATCGCGGCCCGGTATGGTGGAGAAGAGTTTATTGTGATGTTTTACGATATTCACTTGGATGATGCAAAAATGCGTGCTGAAGCGATAAGAGCGGCTATTAATAAAACCCCGCTTAAATACGGAGCTCAGCAAATAGGGCAGGTGACCGCGTCAATTGGGCTTTCAATGTATCCTAAAGATGGAAAAACCACAGCGGATTTAATTGAGGCAGCGGATAAAGCGCTTTACAGCGCGAAAAACAATGGCAGGAATCAGGTGGTTGTCTTTGGTAAAAGCGAGAACGGCAAATTGCCGCGTTCGGTAGCAGAACCGAAGCAAATAGCTTCAAAACATTAA
- the thyA gene encoding thymidylate synthase — translation MQTYLNLLEHILKNGTEKTDRTGTGTLSVFGYQMRFDLRQGFPLVTTKKLHTRSIIHELLWFLKGDTNIAYLNKNGVSIWDEWADSNGDLGPVYGRQWRSWPSANGETIDQLSEVLQQIQSNPDSRRLLVSAWNVGELDKMALMPCHALFQFYVANGHLSCQLYQRSADVFLGVPFNIASYALLTHMVAQQTGLLPGEFIWTGGDCHLYLNHLEQAQTQLQRTPYPLPQLEIKRKPDSLFEYRFEDFEIVNYQFHPLIKAPIAV, via the coding sequence ATGCAAACCTATTTGAATCTATTAGAACATATTTTAAAAAACGGCACCGAAAAAACTGATCGTACCGGCACCGGCACTTTATCGGTATTTGGGTATCAGATGCGCTTTGATCTGCGCCAGGGCTTTCCTTTGGTCACCACTAAAAAACTGCATACCCGCAGCATTATTCACGAGTTACTGTGGTTTCTGAAAGGCGACACCAATATCGCCTATCTTAATAAAAATGGCGTGAGCATCTGGGATGAATGGGCTGACAGTAATGGCGATCTGGGGCCTGTTTATGGCCGCCAATGGCGAAGCTGGCCTTCTGCCAATGGTGAAACGATTGATCAGCTCAGTGAAGTTCTTCAGCAAATTCAAAGCAACCCGGACTCCAGACGGTTACTGGTCAGTGCCTGGAATGTGGGCGAGCTTGATAAAATGGCATTGATGCCCTGTCATGCACTCTTTCAGTTTTATGTGGCGAATGGCCATCTATCCTGTCAGCTTTACCAGCGCTCGGCTGACGTGTTTTTAGGCGTCCCTTTCAATATCGCCTCCTACGCTCTCTTAACTCATATGGTGGCGCAGCAGACCGGGCTTCTGCCTGGCGAATTTATCTGGACCGGCGGTGACTGCCATCTTTATCTCAATCATTTGGAGCAGGCACAAACGCAATTACAAAGAACGCCTTATCCTTTACCACAATTGGAAATCAAGCGCAAACCGGACTCTTTGTTTGAATATCGTTTTGAGGATTTTGAAATTGTGAACTATCAGTTCCACCCGCTGATTAAAGCGCCGATTGCGGTATAG
- the lgt gene encoding prolipoprotein diacylglyceryl transferase has protein sequence MLTYPVINPVAFTLGPVKVHWYGLMYLLGFFMAWALARLRVKLYRLDWSNEQVSDLIFYAALGVIIGGRVGYMLFYNTHQLLSTPWALFKLWEGGMSFHGGLIGVAVALWLFARRSKKPFLEVADFIAPLVPLGLAAGRAGNFINGELWGRVTDVPWAMIFPGSDGQPRHPSQLYELGLEGIVLFIVVWLYAAKKRPAGCVSAIFLIGYSLCRIFAEFFREPDIQLGYLAFDSLTMGQLLSIPMLLAGLWLWWVKQCKPI, from the coding sequence ATGCTGACTTATCCCGTTATTAATCCTGTTGCGTTTACGCTGGGTCCAGTGAAGGTTCATTGGTATGGTTTAATGTATTTGCTTGGATTCTTTATGGCCTGGGCTCTTGCCCGCTTGCGCGTTAAGCTCTATCGCCTGGACTGGAGTAATGAGCAGGTAAGCGATTTAATTTTTTACGCAGCGCTTGGCGTTATTATTGGCGGTCGTGTAGGCTATATGCTTTTTTATAACACGCATCAGCTATTAAGTACCCCCTGGGCTTTGTTCAAGCTCTGGGAAGGTGGAATGTCGTTTCATGGCGGATTGATTGGAGTGGCTGTGGCTTTATGGTTATTTGCACGCCGCAGTAAAAAACCTTTTCTCGAGGTTGCCGACTTCATTGCCCCGCTTGTGCCATTAGGTCTTGCCGCGGGGCGCGCCGGGAATTTTATCAATGGTGAATTATGGGGACGGGTAACTGATGTGCCCTGGGCAATGATTTTCCCGGGAAGCGATGGCCAGCCGCGTCATCCATCCCAGCTTTATGAGCTTGGGCTAGAGGGTATTGTACTTTTCATTGTAGTCTGGTTATATGCAGCTAAAAAACGTCCGGCAGGCTGTGTATCCGCGATATTTTTAATCGGATATTCACTTTGTCGTATTTTTGCGGAATTTTTCCGCGAACCAGATATACAACTTGGTTATTTGGCATTTGATTCGCTAACCATGGGACAGCTATTGTCCATTCCCATGTTGTTAGCCGGATTATGGTTATGGTGGGTAAAACAATGCAAACCTATTTGA
- a CDS encoding sulfite exporter TauE/SafE family protein — translation MSGSLFLNALSYCLTGLFAGLMAGLLGIGGGIIVVPALFFLFEQNPAISNDLAPHLAVGSSLAVMIFSSLAAIRAHHQRANVSWSVFNHIWPGLVSGVILAAVIARILPADWLKAFLGVFLLGAAMRMRRGLPSRAEGSFPAAWLNHCFSFLTGLISGLLGIGGGLMIVPYLAYCGVNIKKIAGISALCTLAVGAIGCLAFTIAGLTDRELPYGAYGYVYWPAVIPIAISSILFAPVGVSLNYRLPVKRLNIIFIIMLMVTAVNLLWDFV, via the coding sequence GTGAGTGGTAGTTTATTCCTGAATGCCCTGTCTTATTGCTTGACGGGTCTGTTCGCAGGTTTAATGGCGGGGTTATTAGGCATTGGCGGCGGTATTATTGTTGTGCCGGCATTGTTTTTCCTTTTTGAACAAAATCCGGCAATCAGCAATGATCTGGCGCCTCATTTGGCAGTTGGCAGCTCACTGGCAGTGATGATTTTTAGTTCTTTAGCCGCAATCCGGGCTCATCATCAACGTGCCAATGTATCCTGGTCTGTTTTTAACCATATCTGGCCAGGTCTGGTCAGCGGTGTTATTCTGGCTGCCGTCATTGCGCGGATATTGCCGGCGGACTGGCTGAAAGCCTTTCTCGGAGTTTTTCTTCTTGGCGCGGCAATGCGCATGCGCAGGGGATTACCGTCCAGAGCAGAGGGCAGCTTTCCGGCCGCCTGGCTCAATCACTGTTTCAGCTTCCTTACCGGGCTAATTTCAGGTTTGTTGGGGATTGGCGGCGGCCTGATGATTGTTCCTTATCTGGCTTATTGTGGGGTGAATATAAAAAAAATTGCCGGGATATCCGCCCTTTGCACCCTGGCTGTGGGTGCAATTGGCTGTCTCGCTTTCACTATAGCAGGTTTAACTGATAGAGAGCTGCCTTATGGAGCCTATGGCTATGTGTATTGGCCAGCGGTAATTCCTATCGCCATAAGCAGCATTTTATTTGCGCCAGTGGGCGTGAGTTTAAATTATCGCTTGCCGGTAAAACGCTTAAACATTATTTTTATTATCATGCTGATGGTGACCGCTGTAAATTTACTTTGGGACTTTGTTTAA
- the ptsP gene encoding phosphoenolpyruvate--protein phosphotransferase: protein MLKILKRIVQDVTTASHLNDALSILVQRVRKAVSADAVSVFLIDNKHAEYVLVATDGLNKMAEYRVRVALDRGIIGLVGRREEPINLEDAPSHPDFHQNPLIGEEHLKAFLGVPIIQHRKLYGVLTVQQAEKRCFDDAEEAFLITLAAQLGGIIAQAEATGELVQITQPKLTGAKKPEAVQTALTGVGSVPGVGIGTAVVVYPPADIDAVPRHNVDDIEQEIATFFDALQIARQDMQRLSRRMKHTVAEEEHALFDVYIRILDKDSLGTEVEDVIRAEKLSAQAALSSVIKKHVQQFESMEDDYLRERASDFRDLGRRVLAELQRTQREEIVYPKRTILVGEEITASALAEVPEGHLAGVVSAKGANNSHVAILARALGVPTVMGVRGLKTEYLMERAIIVDGFLGHVYISPNRTVLAEFKKLAQEEHELNQTLISLRDKPAETLDSYKVSLQVNTGLAMDAGLSMSVGAEGVGLYRSEVPFMSRDRFPSEDEQYIIYRQILKAFAPRFVTMRTLDIGGDKILPYFPVEEDNPYLGWRGIRVTLDHPDVFLMQIRAMIRASEDLNNLRIMLPMVTTLSEVEETSLLIEQAYHELLEEGCRIEKPRLGVMIEVPAAVYLARELAKRVDFLSVGSNDLTQYLLAVDRNNARVAGLYESFHPAMLRTLMRVVEGGHAAGVEVSICGEMASDPLAVMLLLAMGFDTLSMNSTSLPRVKWIIRNVSLASCRKILADVLEMEHPAEIKLYLQTALENEGLGGLIRAGKT, encoded by the coding sequence ATGTTAAAAATACTCAAGCGAATAGTTCAGGATGTAACGACTGCCAGCCATTTAAACGATGCATTGTCCATTCTCGTCCAGCGCGTACGCAAAGCGGTCAGCGCGGATGCGGTATCCGTATTTCTGATTGATAACAAACATGCCGAATATGTGCTGGTAGCGACGGACGGCCTCAATAAAATGGCAGAGTATCGGGTTCGCGTGGCGCTTGATCGCGGCATTATCGGCCTGGTGGGAAGACGGGAAGAACCTATTAATCTTGAGGATGCGCCCAGTCATCCCGATTTTCATCAGAATCCCCTGATTGGCGAAGAACATTTAAAAGCGTTTCTGGGTGTGCCGATTATCCAGCATCGCAAATTGTATGGCGTACTGACCGTTCAACAAGCGGAAAAGCGTTGTTTTGATGATGCCGAAGAAGCCTTTCTTATCACCCTGGCAGCGCAGCTTGGCGGCATTATCGCCCAGGCTGAGGCCACAGGCGAGCTGGTTCAGATTACTCAGCCAAAACTCACCGGCGCAAAAAAACCGGAAGCTGTTCAGACCGCTCTCACCGGTGTGGGCAGTGTTCCGGGAGTAGGTATTGGCACCGCGGTTGTGGTTTATCCGCCGGCGGATATTGATGCAGTGCCCAGGCATAATGTCGACGACATTGAACAAGAGATAGCCACCTTTTTTGATGCCTTGCAAATTGCCCGACAGGACATGCAAAGACTTAGCAGACGAATGAAACATACGGTTGCTGAAGAAGAGCATGCATTATTCGATGTTTATATCCGTATTCTGGACAAAGACAGTTTAGGTACTGAAGTAGAAGATGTCATTCGTGCAGAAAAATTAAGCGCCCAAGCTGCACTTTCCAGCGTTATCAAAAAGCATGTCCAGCAGTTTGAAAGTATGGAGGATGATTATTTACGAGAGCGGGCCAGCGATTTCCGCGATCTCGGCCGTCGGGTTTTAGCAGAATTGCAGCGCACCCAGCGGGAAGAAATTGTTTATCCAAAACGAACCATTCTGGTAGGTGAGGAAATCACCGCCTCGGCTCTGGCAGAAGTTCCAGAGGGGCATTTAGCGGGAGTGGTTTCGGCAAAAGGAGCCAACAACTCGCATGTGGCCATTCTGGCGCGTGCGTTGGGCGTACCTACTGTGATGGGGGTTCGCGGTTTAAAAACTGAATATCTGATGGAACGTGCAATCATTGTAGACGGTTTTTTAGGCCATGTTTACATTTCACCCAATCGCACTGTGCTCGCTGAATTTAAAAAACTGGCACAGGAAGAACACGAGCTGAATCAGACCTTAATCAGCCTTCGCGACAAGCCGGCAGAAACTCTGGATAGCTATAAAGTATCCCTGCAAGTCAATACCGGGCTTGCGATGGATGCCGGTTTGTCAATGAGCGTTGGTGCGGAAGGGGTTGGCTTGTATCGCTCCGAAGTCCCATTCATGAGCCGCGATCGTTTCCCCTCCGAAGATGAACAATACATTATTTATCGACAAATTCTCAAAGCCTTCGCCCCGCGCTTTGTCACCATGCGCACTTTAGATATTGGCGGTGATAAAATACTCCCCTATTTTCCGGTAGAAGAGGATAACCCCTATCTTGGATGGCGAGGAATCCGCGTCACGCTTGATCACCCTGACGTGTTTCTGATGCAGATTAGAGCGATGATTCGCGCCAGCGAAGATCTGAACAATCTGCGGATAATGCTGCCGATGGTTACTACATTAAGCGAAGTTGAAGAGACTTCTCTGCTCATTGAACAGGCTTATCACGAGTTACTGGAAGAAGGTTGCCGTATTGAAAAGCCCAGACTCGGAGTAATGATAGAAGTACCTGCGGCCGTTTATCTTGCCAGAGAACTGGCGAAACGCGTGGACTTTCTATCGGTTGGCAGCAATGATTTGACGCAGTATCTGCTGGCAGTTGATCGCAATAATGCCCGGGTAGCGGGACTTTATGAATCCTTTCATCCTGCTATGCTAAGAACATTAATGCGCGTCGTTGAGGGCGGACACGCCGCCGGAGTTGAAGTCAGTATCTGCGGCGAAATGGCCAGCGACCCTCTGGCGGTCATGTTATTGCTGGCAATGGGATTTGACACCTTAAGCATGAACTCCACCAGCCTGCCGCGAGTAAAATGGATCATTCGCAATGTATCTTTAGCCAGTTGCCGTAAAATTCTGGCGGACGTGCTGGAAATGGAGCATCCGGCAGAAATCAAGCTCTATTTGCAAACGGCACTTGAAAATGAAGGCCTGGGTGGGTTAATCCGGGCAGGCAAGACGTGA
- a CDS encoding RNA pyrophosphohydrolase: MVIDRAGYRLNVGIILVNDSGRVFWGRRHGHDAWQFPQGGLAAGETSLEAMYRELKEEIGLDRDDIEVLGVTKRWLKYRLPKQYLRHGSDPLVIGQKQKWYLLRLVTSEQKLRLDLSDSPEFDSWRWIDYHEPQEQVIFFKRQVYAQAMKELEHLLRKRRTPYGIRRKRGNQSR; encoded by the coding sequence ATGGTAATTGATCGTGCCGGGTACCGGCTGAATGTCGGTATCATTCTGGTGAACGACTCCGGCCGGGTTTTTTGGGGAAGGCGCCACGGGCATGATGCCTGGCAATTTCCGCAGGGGGGATTGGCTGCGGGCGAAACCTCTCTGGAAGCGATGTATCGCGAACTGAAAGAAGAAATAGGCCTGGATCGGGATGATATTGAGGTATTGGGTGTTACCAAACGCTGGTTGAAATATCGCTTGCCGAAACAGTATCTGCGGCATGGCAGCGACCCGCTGGTGATTGGGCAAAAACAAAAATGGTATCTTTTGCGACTTGTAACAAGTGAGCAGAAGCTTAGGCTGGATCTTAGTGACTCCCCTGAATTCGACAGCTGGCGCTGGATTGATTATCACGAACCGCAGGAACAGGTTATTTTTTTTAAACGGCAGGTATATGCCCAGGCAATGAAAGAGCTGGAGCATTTGTTAAGAAAACGACGCACGCCCTATGGCATTCGGCGAAAGCGAGGTAACCAAAGTCGATAA
- the ansA gene encoding asparaginase, translating into MKKRVLILNTGGTISSVKTNHGYEPAEGYVEQALQQMSALTHPSMPEYRIKEYSPLLDSSNMTLNDWNQIACDIASHYEQFDGFVIFHGTDTMAYTASALSFMLENLSKPVILTGSQIPLSEVRNDAYDNILTSLWLCAHQPIAEVCIYFNQRLLRGNRSQKISAQHFEAFASPNFPLLASVGIDIKINQDLILPPVKKKFHLQTISPHFIANFRLFPGFSTDVLQALLQQPLRGLVLETYGAGNAQNNDARFLKMLEEACRRDVIIINCTQCQQGYVEMNQYATGHTLKDAGLISGHDMTPEAAHCKLLYLLSKNLPVADIKLAVEKNLCGELSNY; encoded by the coding sequence ATGAAAAAGCGAGTTCTTATCCTCAATACGGGCGGTACCATCAGCAGTGTCAAAACCAATCACGGTTATGAACCGGCCGAGGGGTATGTGGAGCAGGCTCTACAACAAATGAGTGCGCTCACGCATCCGAGTATGCCTGAATACCGGATCAAAGAATATTCTCCCTTGCTTGATTCGTCCAACATGACTCTTAACGACTGGAATCAGATTGCCTGCGATATTGCTTCCCATTATGAACAATTTGATGGCTTTGTTATTTTTCATGGAACCGATACGATGGCCTATACCGCCTCAGCCCTGTCATTCATGCTCGAGAATCTCAGCAAACCCGTAATTCTCACCGGCTCGCAAATCCCTTTGTCGGAGGTAAGGAATGATGCCTATGACAATATTCTGACCTCTTTATGGCTCTGTGCACATCAGCCCATTGCAGAGGTTTGTATTTATTTTAATCAGCGTTTGCTCAGAGGCAATCGCAGTCAGAAGATTTCAGCCCAGCATTTTGAGGCCTTTGCCTCTCCAAACTTTCCGCTGCTCGCCAGTGTAGGCATTGATATAAAAATTAATCAGGATTTGATTTTGCCTCCGGTTAAGAAAAAGTTTCATCTGCAAACCATCAGCCCGCATTTTATCGCCAACTTCAGACTGTTCCCCGGCTTCTCCACCGATGTGCTGCAGGCTCTTTTGCAACAGCCTCTGCGGGGTCTGGTTCTGGAAACGTATGGGGCTGGCAATGCGCAAAATAACGATGCCCGCTTTTTGAAGATGCTGGAAGAAGCCTGCAGGCGCGATGTCATTATTATTAACTGCACCCAGTGTCAGCAGGGCTATGTGGAAATGAATCAGTACGCCACCGGTCACACCCTGAAAGATGCCGGTTTAATCAGCGGCCATGATATGACGCCGGAGGCCGCACATTGTAAATTGCTTTATCTGCTCAGTAAAAACCTGCCAGTGGCTGATATTAAACTGGCAGTAGAGAAAAATTTATGTGGTGAGCTAAGCAACTACTAG
- the glmU gene encoding bifunctional UDP-N-acetylglucosamine diphosphorylase/glucosamine-1-phosphate N-acetyltransferase GlmU produces MSLHVIILAAGLGKRMYSSTPKVLHKLAGKPMLSWVVEAAQSLKPEAVHIIYGNGGTHVREALSSLEVNWVLQEKQLGTGHAVMQALPFIPEEARVLILSADVPLISSETLGHLIRQSGSFNQLSLLLANLDNPFGLGRILRDENTAIYGIVEEKDASEQQRQIREIYSGICCANAGDLKRWLPMLNSNNAQGEYYLTDIIALAVQEEQMVQSITARDPVEIQGVNTPLQLQQLERIWQQRQAEKLLLAGVSIADASRIDIRGELTCGKDVSIDVNCVFIGKVSLGDGCRIGPNCVIRDSHIGAGSEIFPNSVIEKSELGAECHIGPFARLRPGTELASFCKIGNFVETKNVVFDEHSKASHLSYVGDARIGRDVNIGAGTITCNYDGANKHQTVIEDGAFIGSDTQLVAPVTVGRNATVGAGSTIRKNVPADELTLSENRQKTVYGWKRPKKR; encoded by the coding sequence ATGTCCTTACACGTTATTATTCTGGCGGCCGGCTTGGGCAAGAGGATGTATTCCTCTACGCCCAAAGTGCTGCATAAGCTTGCCGGCAAACCCATGTTGTCATGGGTGGTAGAGGCGGCACAAAGCCTTAAGCCTGAAGCGGTACATATTATTTATGGCAATGGAGGAACCCATGTTCGGGAAGCATTGTCTTCACTGGAGGTGAACTGGGTTCTGCAGGAAAAGCAGTTAGGTACCGGTCATGCGGTGATGCAGGCCTTGCCGTTTATTCCCGAAGAAGCCCGGGTTTTAATTCTTTCTGCGGATGTTCCTTTAATAAGCTCTGAAACGCTGGGCCATTTAATCCGGCAATCAGGCAGTTTTAATCAACTCAGTCTCTTGCTGGCCAATCTCGATAATCCCTTTGGATTGGGACGTATTTTGCGCGATGAGAATACTGCTATTTACGGCATTGTGGAAGAAAAAGACGCCAGTGAGCAGCAGCGGCAGATCAGGGAGATATACAGCGGCATTTGCTGTGCCAACGCCGGGGATCTAAAGCGCTGGTTGCCCATGCTGAATAGCAATAATGCTCAGGGAGAGTATTATTTAACGGATATTATTGCTTTGGCAGTACAGGAAGAACAAATGGTTCAATCCATAACTGCCCGAGATCCGGTTGAGATTCAGGGTGTTAACACGCCACTGCAGTTACAGCAGCTGGAAAGAATATGGCAGCAGCGACAGGCGGAGAAGTTGCTTTTGGCAGGTGTATCCATCGCCGATGCTAGTCGTATCGACATTCGCGGTGAATTAACTTGTGGCAAGGATGTGTCAATCGATGTCAACTGCGTGTTTATTGGTAAAGTGAGTTTGGGTGATGGCTGTCGTATTGGTCCTAATTGTGTGATTCGGGATAGCCATATTGGGGCAGGTTCGGAAATTTTTCCTAATAGTGTGATTGAGAAAAGCGAACTGGGTGCCGAATGCCATATCGGTCCATTCGCTCGCCTGAGACCTGGAACAGAGCTTGCCAGCTTCTGCAAAATTGGTAATTTTGTCGAAACCAAGAATGTTGTATTTGATGAGCATTCCAAAGCCAGCCATTTAAGCTATGTGGGGGATGCGCGCATTGGCAGGGATGTGAATATTGGAGCAGGTACCATCACTTGCAATTATGACGGTGCTAATAAACATCAGACAGTCATTGAAGACGGCGCTTTTATTGGTTCGGATACGCAATTAGTCGCTCCGGTGACCGTCGGGAGGAATGCAACCGTGGGTGCTGGTAGTACGATTCGTAAAAATGTGCCTGCGGATGAATTAACCTTAAGTGAAAATCGACAAAAAACAGTTTATGGGTGGAAAAGACCTAAGAAAAGATGA